The nucleotide window CGGCTACATGTAGTTTCCGAACATAATGAAGCATGCAAATGAGTGGGATGAACAAGCAAGAAAACCCAACGACAAAACCTATATTTCTGTTACGCCTGTTGATCGACGTGCTTGATATTTCGATTTGGCCACTTTCGCTATCTGTCATTTCTGCATTTCCTGTTTCGTACTCAACCGGAAACGAATGCTCGAGGAATAGAAGTGCACATAACAGACGATAATCGATTAACAGAGCTTTGTAAATTCTGTACAAGAAGCCAAACCATTCGCCGTAAAATTTCTTGGCTTGTTCGACATCAAAATCTGGGTCTAACGTGGCTTGTATGCTCAACCAgtcaatgaaattaaaaaacgCTAACACCTCGAAATAAAAGCGAGCGTTTTCTCTGCAAGATTCGCGGACTCTACAATCTCTGAGCCAAACGTAAACGGCTGCTTGAGTGGCCTTCTGAAGGATGAAAACCGCATGGTTCACGACCAGCACCACCGACGCTTCACCGTTCGATGCTTGTGCCTCGATCAGCATCAACAGCCCGATAGTACATAGTGGCAGGGTGATGATTGTGAGCAAGAGACCCATGGACGGTTGTTGTTTACCGAGGGTGGCTTGATCAGACGGGCTGCGAGGCTTTTCGAAGAACAACACCGCTCCTAGCAAGACAAGAACCACTCCAACAAGAGACGCGCGGACTATATGGTGATAGAAGATCACATCATGTTTTCCATGCCATGTATTTAACACTGCCACGGAAGTCAGAACTCCGGCGACGAGGAAGAAAATATGCCTGGCAGGCGAAGCGAGGAA belongs to Acropora muricata isolate sample 2 chromosome 9, ASM3666990v1, whole genome shotgun sequence and includes:
- the LOC136927997 gene encoding uncharacterized protein isoform X2 — protein: MTLDSFYNESKLNNFNSTSFASQVITSSFSMLCYVIVFVLSVLSVCFKSIRTFLASPARHIFFLVAGVLTSVAVLNTWHGKHDVIFYHHIVRASLVGVVLVLLGAVLFFEKPRSPSDQATLGKQQPSMGLLLTIITLPLCTIGLLMLIEAQASNGEASVVLVVNHAVFILQKATQAAVYVWLRDCRVRESCRENARFYFEVLAFFNFIDWLSIQATLDPDFDVEQAKKFYGEWFGFLYRIYKALLIDYRLLCALLFLEHSFPVEYETGNAEMTDSESGQIEISSTSINRRNRNIGFVVGFSCLFIPLICMLHYVRKLHVAVSTRAAATFLGSLIILASGGTLLRKNRFDYNKEHTQSKAVKIMVCFFAAAGFSSLMIKAALAVYWAQTESTLDEFRWAGAEHVMRGLTTIFLMYLFLKVNPRALHLRNRQKASRRRWSNKSFITERSWLNHASWISYSRGFDFPRHADTF